A section of the Jaculus jaculus isolate mJacJac1 chromosome 6, mJacJac1.mat.Y.cur, whole genome shotgun sequence genome encodes:
- the Ddx41 gene encoding probable ATP-dependent RNA helicase DDX41, producing the protein MEDSEPERKRARTEEATAGGSRSEEEDDEDEDYVPYVPLRQRRQLLLQKLLQRRRKGAAEEEQQDSGSEPRGDEDDIPLGPQSNVSLLDQHQHLKEKAEARKESAKEKQLKEEEKILESVAEGRALMSVKEMAKGITYDDPIKTSWTPPRYVLSMSEERHERVRKKYHILVEGDGIPPPIKSFKEMKFPAAILRGLKKKGILHPTPIQIQGIPTILSGRDMIGIAFTGSGKTLVFTLPVIMFCLEQEKRLPFSKREGPYGLIICPSRELARQTHGILEYYCRLLQEDSSPLLRCALCIGGMSVKEQMETIRHGVHMMVATPGRLMDLLQKKMVSLDICRYLALDEADRMIDMGFEGDIRTIFSYFKGQRQTLLFSATMPKKIQNFAKSALVKPVTINVGRAGAASLDVIQEVEYVKEEAKMVYLLECLQKTPPPVLIFAEKKADVDAIHEYLLLKGVEAVAIHGGKDQEERTKAIEAFREGKKDVLVATDVASKGLDFPAIQHVINYDMPEEIENYVHRIGRTGRSGNTGIATTFINKACDESVLMDLKALLLEAKQKVPPVLQVLHCGDESMLDIGGERGCAFCGGLGHRITDCPKLEAMQTKQVSNIGRKDYLAHSSMDF; encoded by the exons ATGGAGGACTCGGAACCTGAGCGGAAG AGGGCTCGGACCGAGGAGGCGACTGCGGGAGGGAGCCGCTCGGAGGAAGAGGATGATGAAGACGAAGACTACGTGCCTTATGTGCCATTGCGGCAGCGCCGGCAGCTGCTG CTCCAGAAGCTGCTGCAGCGAAGACGCAAGGGAGCAGCGGAGGAAGAGCAGCAGGACAGCGGCAGCGAGCCCCGAGGAGATGAGGACGACATCCCGCTGGGCCCTCAGTCCAACGTCAGCCTCCTGGATCAGCACCAGCACCTCAAAGAGAAGGCCGAGG CTCGCAAGGAGTCAGCTAAGGAAAAGCaactgaaggaagaagagaagatttTGGAGAGTGTGGCTGAGGGCCGAG CCTTGATGTCAGTGAAGGAGATGGCCAAAGGCATCACATATGACGATCCAATCAAAACCAG TTGGACTCCCCCACGTTATGTCCTGAGCATGTCTGAGGAGCGGCACGAGCGTGTGCGGAAGAAGTACCACATCCTGGTAGAAGGAGATGGGATTCCACCACCCATCAAGAGCTTCAAGGAAATGAAGTTTCCTGCAG CCATCCTTCGAGGACTGAAAAAGAAAGGCATCCTTCACCCAACCCCCATTCAGATCCAGGGCATCCCCACCAT TCTGTCTGGTCGGGACATGATCGGCATTGCCTTCACGGGATCAGGCAAAACACTGGTGTTCACACTGCCCGTCATCATGTTCTGCCTGGAACAGGAGAAGCGGTTACCTTTCTCCAAGCGTGAGGGACCCTACGGACTCATCATCTGCCCTTCG CGGGAGCTGGCTCGACAGACTCATGGCATCCTGGAGTATTACTGCCGTCTGCTCCAGGAGGACAGCTCACCCCTCCTGCGCTGCGCTCTCTGCATTGGGGGCATGTCCGTCAAAGAGCAGATGGAGACCATACGACA TGGGGTGCACATGATGGTGGCCACCCCTGGGCGCCTTATGGATTTGCTACAGAAGAAAATGGTCAGCTTAGACATCTGTCGTTACCTGGCTCTGGACGAGGCCGACCGCATGATTGACATGGGTTTTGAGGGTGACATCCGCACTATCTTCTCCTACTTCAAG GGCCAGCGGCAAACTCTGCTCTTCAGTGCCACTATGCCAAAGAAGATTCAGAACTTTGCCAAGAGTGCCCTGGTCAAACCTGTCACCATCAACGTGGGACGTGCTGGAGCTGCCAGCCTAGATGTCATTCAG GAGGTGGAATACGTGAAGGAAGAAGCCAAGATGGTGTACCTGCTCGAGTGTCTGCAGAAGACACCCCCACCT GTGCTCATCTTTGCAGAGAAGAAAGCAGATGTAGATGCCATCCACGAATACCTCCTTCTCAAGGGCGTTGAGGCTGTGGCCATTCACGGGGGCAAAG ACCAAGAGGAACGGACCAAGGCCATTGAAGCATTTCGGGAGGGCAAAAAGGATGTACTGGTGGCCACAGATGTGGCCTCCAAAGGCCTGGACTTTCCTGCCATCCAGCATGTCATCAATTATGACATGCCTGAGGAAATCGAGAACTACG TGCACCGAATTGGCCGCACTGGGCGCTCAGGAAACACGGGCATTGCTACCACTTTCATCAACAAGGCCTGTG ATGAGTCCGTGCTCATGGACCTCAAGGCCTTGCTGCTGGAGGCCAAGCAGAAGGTGCCGCCCGTGCTGCAGGTTCTGCACTGTGGCGATGAGTCCATGCTGGACATCGGAG GAGAGCGAGGCTGCGCATTCTGTGGAGGTCTGGGACATCGGATCACTGACTGCCCCAAACTTGAAGCTATGCAGACCAAGCAGGTCAGCAACATTGGCCGAAAAGACTACCTGGCCCACAGCTCCATGGACTTCTGA